A stretch of DNA from Lotus japonicus ecotype B-129 chromosome 4, LjGifu_v1.2:
AGCTCAGGGACAACACGGAACGTTGTTCGTGGCAGCGATGTGGGGTGTTTGGAGCTGGCACAACATTATGGTCTTAGGGGAGAATAATTGGACGGTTGATGTTGCGGTCAAGTGGATTACCTATGAGTGCAAAGAGTCTGATCTCTGGCTGGGGAAAGGGACAAACATAGAGCACGATTTGGGCCATATTCGTTGGAAGCTTCCTTCGACTGGTTACTGCAAGCTGAACATGGATGGAGCTTTTAGTGCTAATCATCGTCGTATGGGCTATGAAGGTCTGCTGCGGGACGCTTCTGGCCACTGGATGATGGTTTCATGGGCGGCTGTGGCGGTGGAGATTCCTTAATGGCTGGAATTTTAGCGTTCAAGGCTGGACTTAGTTTGGCTTAGGAGTGTGGGCAACGTCGGGTTGTATGCGAGGTTGATTGTCTAGATATTGTTGATACTTTGCAAGGGAATGTGGTTCACTTCCATGGGCTTGCAGGTGAGTTTTTGGAGGTCAGGAGTCTAAAGGGAATGGATTATTCAACTTAATCATATCCCCAGCACGGCGAATGATGCTGTGGACTGCCTAGCTGGGCTTGGAGCTGCTCACCAGTGTGCTATCACTAGTCTTGAGGTTCCCCCTCAAGACTAGTCAATCCCATCCTGGCTAGGGATTTGTTAGCCTTGTAGTTTTTTCTTTGCTTTGTTTACTtttccaatgtaccaaaaaaaattgaaatcaaaattaattgaaatttcaaaaactaTATTCACCGACAAGCTTGATTTGGATTGTTGCTTCTTTATGACTTTGATCGTTTAAAATTGATTCAATAGAGATTCGATCGTTAGCTCTTGAATTCTTCAAGTCTTCTTTTTATACGTCTTGATCTTCTGTGAGAAAGATTGTAGTCGTTGAAGCTTGTTCTTCACAAAGATTCTAGTCGTTGGATCAAATGGTGCATTAGTGTACTTCtgtcaggtgcattaaatgcatgacaCTGTTTGATGAATACCTTTTACCAAAAAGAGTCGTATGACACTTGGCAGATAGCTTTGGTCTTGACTTCTAGCAAATATGGTAGATTGATTGTGACAACGTTATACTTTGAGCTTTGGCCATTGAGCTTTGACAGATCACGTGCTCGTCTTCTCTTATAACTTCTTCTCCAAGTTTACCTGAAAACGTTTTGTGATAGAACGAAGGTGCTCATTCTTCAGACGATCTTCTTATGATAGATGATCTATATATGTCATTTTGTATAAGACGTATGGACTTGGACAACTCATCTTAGGCATATACGATAGATAAAAGTGTTCCtgaaatatgaaaattttaGTATACCAATTATGCCCTTAAAACTGTTATCGTACAAAACATGATAAACGATATGATTgaacgtttgaacttaacagaaATGACGCATAAAcctcaaaaaataaatatgattGTCACATCCCAAGAGATGAGAAATGTAACATTTTGTACCTCGCAACTCATCATTACGCTACCATTAGAAAGTCGCGTTGAATCAATCCTCATCAGACAAAGAGTCACAAAAACATCTTTCTCCTATCAACAGTCAATTCATGACAAGACATGTCTTTTCCTAGTCTAGAGAGCGACGTCAAACGAAATGCCAATATTTAAGGTAAAACGCATGACAAAATTGACTCGGTTAATCACCCTAAACATATGTCGAAGAAGATGTTAAGCTTATATCGAATCATGAGTATATCATGAAAGGTAGGCACAACATGTCATTTCTTTGGACCAAAGACCTATCTCGAATGTTGACCTTACAATTATCCTAATGCCTAGGATACACGAATTGGGGGGAACTGTTACAGAATGAAATGATATGCCTAATACTTTAGTTCAATATTGAAGAGGTCCTACACATCATGACAATAAGGATCCTAACTAAGGTAACACCTTCAATTACTGCACAATATCTGTTAAATAACAATATCACCTCTCAACTGGATTTTCCACATGTTAGTTACGACCCTACCTATATAAATGAGATACACTTCAGATCCACCTTATctgttcaaccctaatccttattTCTCACTAGTCTTGATGACTTAAGCGTCGGAACATCTTTAAGGTACGCATCTCTGGTGCCCCTTTGATCATTGGATACGAGAAGGAGGCCTTTCGGCGGAGGAGTGCCCCATATTAATATTACCCATCCTTCCACCTTGCCAACATCCCATACCGGGGCTCAATATTCCCTTACTCAAACAGTTCTCAACTTACGGTCCAGTTATCCAAACCCCACACAATTAGGTTCAAGAAAAGAAGATTTCAACTTTAACTACAACTGCCAAGAAATTGAATAAATGCAGTGAACAAAATCAATCATCAAGTACCAATTCATTATGTATAACTATCATTTTTCTTGCAATTCTATACTTGGCCACCCTTTATTGGCCTGTAACTTGACAAACTCGGCCAATAACTTaatatcttcatcttccaaaCGAGCTCCAAATGTGCACTGGCCCCGAGGCATGCACTCTTTACCAAAGCCCTGAATGGAAGTATATAAGACTTTGTTAACCAAGTAGAATCTCAATTTTGGTCTGAAATTCAAACCACAAAACTTAAACTATGAGTTATGAAGGACAGACATTAAGGCATGAAGTTGAGCAAATATAATATTCTGATGGATTGTCTGTTTCCCTTGGAAGTTTATCCATTTTAGTATGTAAATAGTTCATCCTTAAGCCTCAACAAGATAACTTACCGGCATTCTTTCTTTGCCATAGTATGAGATACGGTAAATCGCTTCTTCTGTATCAACTCCATTTCTGTTTGAGAAACATAGGGCTTATTTCAAAGATATagtgaaaaaataattataagttTTCTACACACACCATTGCAAGATAGCAACGAATTGAAAATTCACATTTAAGACCTTCCAAAGAACTAGCTAAGCAAGAAATTTACAAGAACCATTGATTGAATAGAATTTAACTTATTGAAGTTAtactatttatttaattctcgACCGTCTGGTATTTCACAGTTAGGATGGGTAAGTTAGTCTTGGCTTTCCTACGGTTAACTTGAAATAGGGGCCTCCAAGGCCAGAGTAATTTGCATATAAAATATTTGTCGTGTATCTACATAAACTCTGTAAGAAAGCAATCtctgaaatttttattttaaagcttAGATTTGAAGTGATCTTTCAAACATTTTAATTCTTTCTACATCCATCATATTTTATATTCACACCTTATGGTACTTACTACTTTGGTTTTCATCAGTTACCTCTGTAAATCCTTTGTGTATAGAGTTGATCCCTGAATGAAAACAAGGAGGGAAAGAATAAGGAACAAAGAGAAGAACTTGTGTTGCAAGGACATAATGAAACAACATGCATAAGGAGATGCTCACTGGTTGTATTATGTTTCCACCAGCATCGTGACATCCGATACAAGCTTTACGAAACAATGTGGCTCCTCTCTGGATGTCTATGGTTTGGCCACTTGAAACTGCAAAAGATATGAAGCTAAAAATATCGACTATTCGTTTCTTTCATGTAAAGTTATTTTTAGAATAGCTGAAAAGTTCAGAAGTTCTAGTTCTTTTATAGCAAACATTCTTTTCTTATATTTGAGATACGTGCAACAAGATGAAGCAGAGAAAACAATGAAGTTgttcaaaatttcaaatgaCATTGAAAACAGCTTCTAGCCAATTGGAAGACAGATATAGACTTCAACAAGCCTTATATGCCATAAACTTCCAGCCTATATATGTCTCTAAGACATGTGTTATCGCTAAAAGTAACAATTTTTAATCAGAATTCTGAATATAGATATCTTGTCCATTATTTTCAACCCACGAGTACATATTCATAAACCATGCATCTCCCCTCTTCAACTCGGTTTTTATCAAATAATCTACCAAGGTCCCATGTGGTTAGATTACAAATGTAAGATGGTTCTTTCCTTCCGATCATAGAAACCTGCATTGTTTTTTAGATGTATCTTTTCAGAAACACTATTCAAGATTTGGCCGCATATTTGGATCCACAGATGAAATTTCTAGAATCAATTCTATCTCACAAAAAATTACTCTTAGAGCATGATTTGTTCCACATTTAGatgtttcagaattgattcttcacatcataatcaatttttgGGTGTTTGAATGTTTCTAATTTTTCACAATTGACTCTAACTCCAAAATAATTTTGGGACGAAATTACAAATCCTAGCCCCCCCGCAGTAGACATAAACAATTGTTGGTATTCATAACTAGATTTCACAACATTAGCCtacaaaaatcatttttctcatAAATGAATGtaaacataaatcacgtcactACAATTAACTCATTTTCTCTATAATGAATTTTCTAAAAATTAACTCCATTCACAATCAATTCCGATAGTGCTGATTTTAACACGGAAAGACCTAATGGGTTTCCAAACACACACCTCTTAGTTGATTTGAAGCTCCAAATTGTTGTACTAATGCACTCAAAAGATCAAGTTTCAATAATATAGgttcaaaattgaaaacaatcaaAACATACTTCCAGCAACTGTGCTAAAGCCCtgtttggaagagtttatttgagcttatcagataacataagcacttatgcaagtgtttgggagagcttatgcaagcagcttatgacctaccataagctgttttgagcttatttagAGCTTATACTTCTATATaggttatttttaatttattttaaaaaattttaaaaaatagcttatgaataaacacTTATGTCGTAAGCGCTTAAGTAAGTTATTTTCCCAAACGGGCCTAAATGTCATGAAACAAGAGCTTAGAGGCATGTGGGCAGTGCCAAAAATGCAGTTTGAATTAGAAGCAAGGGCAATTTAGTCTTTTCTTTACCTGGAGTGCCAGAAATTGGAGATAAGACCAGAAACGCAGCCACAAGAGGAGGAGCCAAGCTCTTCAAAGAAAACTTGAGTTCTTTTGCCTTTCTTCTTGGAATGGGGTTCTCTTCTTCCCTTTTCACACTATCCTTCAATAGTTCAATTCAATATAAGGGTGT
This window harbors:
- the LOC130715747 gene encoding cytochrome c6, chloroplastic, encoding MKLAGMISCSTYYNRLLSVKDSVKREEENPIPRRKAKELKFSLKSLAPPLVAAFLVLSPISGTPVSSGQTIDIQRGATLFRKACIGCHDAGGNIIQPGSTLYTKDLQRNGVDTEEAIYRISYYGKERMPGFGKECMPRGQCTFGARLEDEDIKLLAEFVKLQANKGWPSIELQEK